The Bacillus oleivorans genome has a window encoding:
- a CDS encoding UTP--glucose-1-phosphate uridylyltransferase, protein MIKKAVIPAAGYGTRSLPITKVIPKEMFPIGEKPAIQYIVEEAIASGIQEILIIVSRAKNLIVDYFDHSLELEAFLERKNKDHLLKEMEIPNIQIHYTRQPYARGLGDAIRLGASFAHNEPFAVLLPDDIVIPQGLPALQQLISVFNETGSSVIGLKKVERELLKNYGVVKGQLIQPGRVKIESLVEKPLENPPSDLAVVGRYVFTPDIFKYLEKIKPGKDGEYQLTDAIQQLTEANDVFGRIIDGDRYDIGNTNEYIRLINYVHKPRK, encoded by the coding sequence GTGATAAAAAAAGCAGTTATTCCAGCAGCTGGCTACGGAACAAGAAGCCTACCTATAACAAAAGTGATCCCAAAGGAAATGTTCCCGATTGGTGAGAAACCAGCAATTCAATATATTGTAGAGGAAGCAATTGCTTCTGGAATTCAGGAGATATTAATCATAGTCTCTCGTGCGAAAAACCTAATAGTCGATTATTTTGATCACTCATTAGAACTAGAGGCTTTTTTAGAAAGGAAAAACAAAGATCATCTGCTAAAGGAAATGGAGATACCTAATATCCAAATTCATTATACTAGGCAGCCTTATGCAAGAGGACTAGGGGATGCGATCCGTCTTGGCGCAAGCTTTGCCCACAATGAACCATTTGCTGTCCTTCTCCCTGATGATATTGTCATTCCCCAAGGATTACCTGCTTTGCAGCAATTAATTTCCGTTTTTAATGAAACAGGCAGCAGTGTAATTGGGCTAAAAAAAGTAGAAAGAGAATTATTAAAAAATTATGGAGTTGTGAAAGGACAGCTGATTCAGCCCGGTAGAGTCAAGATTGAGAGCCTTGTTGAAAAGCCTCTTGAAAACCCGCCATCTGATTTAGCGGTGGTCGGCCGTTATGTTTTCACCCCTGATATTTTTAAATATTTGGAGAAGATTAAACCGGGAAAAGACGGAGAATATCAGCTTACTGATGCGATCCAGCAATTAACAGAGGCAAATGATGTGTTTGGAAGAATTATCGATGGTGACCGATATGACATTGGTAATACAAATGAGTATATTCGTTTAATTAACTATGTTCATAAACCCCGCAAATAA
- a CDS encoding SRPBCC family protein, with translation MSYTDTIEVNQQLEEVFAAVSNAENGPHFFDNVEKVEKLTDGPIQIGTKYQETKRIRSYKAEAILEVVDFVLNKQYKLKSEPNGLIVLNEYTFTSTEKGTKIEFKMKIQTKGIRNLLTKPIIVNILKKENENHLANIKKFVEA, from the coding sequence ATGTCATACACAGATACAATTGAAGTAAATCAACAGTTGGAAGAGGTCTTTGCTGCCGTAAGTAATGCTGAAAATGGTCCTCACTTTTTTGATAATGTTGAAAAAGTGGAAAAGCTTACTGATGGACCGATTCAAATCGGGACGAAATATCAGGAAACAAAGAGGATCCGCAGCTACAAAGCGGAAGCTATTCTTGAAGTAGTGGATTTTGTCCTAAATAAACAATACAAGTTAAAAAGCGAACCAAATGGACTAATTGTATTGAATGAATATACCTTTACCTCTACAGAAAAGGGGACGAAAATTGAGTTCAAAATGAAGATTCAAACAAAAGGGATCCGAAATCTGCTAACAAAACCTATCATTGTCAACATTCTAAAAAAAGAGAATGAAAATCACTTAGCGAACATCAAGAAATTTGTAGAGGCCTAA
- a CDS encoding L,D-transpeptidase: MQERDKQRPAMGKRDIILLVCIFYLLGIVTAIGIYLFWLGKTEAQAEEPELYSELYVADVYIRGDRTEEESKLSKEQNYQLWEVTTVLRSALYQYVKQTNKFPKDLSLLERPFPYNYLSAIPQEPLTFSKVVADTYTGSGGWVYQPVTYALEKTNEPMLKQMIQDILYPNIELGQVKFPDFDPLKIIVNKGKNELWLVSGKIVLQKYPVGLGKNGKTPEGSFQIEEKMMNPNGAFTPVKNNPYGNRALVFAPSFAIHGTNNPESIGNNVSKGCIRMNNHEIAELYAKVPLYTMVEVKEDGPWAESLVRPLYKGSSNSENTFNQINRPKEENYGVFYNWSG, from the coding sequence GTGCAGGAGAGGGATAAACAAAGGCCAGCAATGGGAAAAAGAGATATCATTTTGCTGGTCTGTATCTTTTACTTATTAGGGATTGTAACGGCAATAGGCATTTATTTGTTTTGGTTGGGGAAAACGGAAGCACAGGCTGAGGAGCCAGAGTTATACAGTGAATTATATGTGGCGGATGTCTATATTCGTGGTGACCGCACGGAGGAGGAAAGTAAACTTTCTAAAGAACAGAATTATCAATTGTGGGAAGTAACAACTGTGCTAAGAAGTGCTTTGTATCAATACGTGAAACAAACAAATAAATTTCCTAAAGACTTATCTCTATTAGAGCGGCCTTTCCCATATAATTATCTATCAGCCATTCCCCAGGAGCCGCTAACTTTTTCGAAGGTTGTGGCCGATACCTATACAGGTTCAGGCGGATGGGTATATCAGCCGGTAACATATGCTCTAGAAAAAACGAATGAACCGATGCTTAAGCAAATGATCCAGGATATCCTATACCCGAATATAGAACTGGGTCAAGTAAAGTTTCCTGATTTTGACCCTTTAAAGATCATCGTCAATAAAGGAAAGAATGAATTATGGCTAGTGTCAGGTAAAATTGTGCTCCAGAAATACCCGGTTGGATTAGGTAAAAACGGAAAGACACCAGAAGGAAGCTTTCAAATAGAAGAAAAAATGATGAATCCTAATGGCGCTTTTACTCCTGTTAAAAATAATCCATACGGGAACAGAGCGTTAGTCTTTGCTCCGAGCTTTGCCATTCATGGAACCAATAATCCGGAGTCCATCGGGAATAATGTTTCAAAAGGCTGTATTCGGATGAATAATCACGAAATTGCAGAGTTATATGCAAAGGTCCCGCTGTATACAATGGTTGAGGTTAAAGAGGATGGACCGTGGGCCGAATCATTAGTCCGGCCATTGTATAAAGGAAGCAGTAATTCTGAAAATACTTTTAACCAGATCAATCGTCCAAAAGAAGAAAACTACGGGGTCTTTTATAATTGGTCCGGATAA
- a CDS encoding FAD-dependent oxidoreductase produces MSDERINRSPEPFWRSSADIPSFSKLEENKFFDVTIVGGGISGITLAYLLTREGLKVAILEANQILNGTTGHTTAKITAQHDMIYDEFISHFGEERARAYYEANTQAIQFIRETVQNHEIDCDFSKEDAYLYATSEQYAKKLDTEYEAYQKLGIQGAMVDILPFDLSIKTALIMKNQAQFHPLKYLSKLVSIVQEQGGEIYENTVAVDMEKGKHPKVITRDGYEVSSKYLVMCSHFPFHEDKKSLYFSRMYADRSYVVSIRAEKEFPGGMYLSVDKPIRSIRYTPLENGEKLLIIGGGTHKTGQGPDTLSIYKDLERFANDVFGIKEITHKWSAQDLYTLDKIPYIGHFAEDTPNIFVATGYKKWGMTSSTAAALLITDLIKEVDNPYADLFTPSRFYADPSIKEFIKTNADVAGHLFAGKLEYTGKKLEEIQLNEGAVINLNGKRTGVYKDQDGKVHMVDTTCTHMGCEVEWNHGERTWDCPCHGSRFSIDGEVIEGPTNKPLKKVE; encoded by the coding sequence ATGTCTGATGAGAGAATTAACCGTTCCCCTGAACCATTTTGGAGGTCATCGGCTGATATCCCATCCTTTTCTAAATTAGAAGAAAATAAATTCTTTGATGTAACAATTGTCGGCGGCGGAATTTCAGGTATTACCCTCGCTTATTTATTGACAAGGGAAGGTTTAAAAGTTGCGATTTTAGAGGCTAATCAAATTTTAAATGGAACAACCGGCCATACCACGGCTAAAATTACAGCTCAACATGACATGATCTACGATGAGTTTATTAGTCATTTTGGTGAAGAGCGTGCCCGTGCCTATTATGAGGCGAACACACAAGCTATCCAATTTATTAGAGAAACCGTTCAAAACCACGAGATTGACTGTGATTTCAGTAAAGAGGATGCCTATTTATATGCCACCTCAGAACAATATGCGAAAAAACTCGATACAGAATATGAGGCTTATCAAAAGCTTGGCATTCAAGGAGCAATGGTTGACATACTCCCTTTTGATCTTTCAATTAAAACAGCCTTAATTATGAAGAACCAAGCTCAGTTTCACCCGCTTAAATACTTATCCAAGCTTGTTTCGATTGTTCAGGAACAAGGCGGGGAAATTTATGAGAATACGGTAGCTGTTGATATGGAAAAGGGAAAGCATCCAAAGGTTATTACACGGGACGGGTATGAAGTATCAAGTAAATATCTGGTTATGTGCTCCCATTTCCCTTTTCACGAAGATAAAAAGAGTCTTTATTTTTCGAGAATGTATGCTGACCGCTCATATGTTGTCAGTATCCGGGCGGAAAAGGAATTTCCAGGAGGAATGTATCTAAGTGTAGATAAACCAATTCGTTCGATCCGCTATACCCCACTGGAAAACGGCGAAAAGTTACTAATAATCGGGGGAGGGACTCATAAAACAGGTCAGGGTCCTGATACGCTTTCTATTTATAAAGATCTTGAGCGATTCGCCAACGATGTTTTTGGCATTAAAGAAATCACACATAAATGGTCAGCCCAAGATCTCTATACTTTAGACAAAATACCGTATATTGGTCATTTTGCGGAGGACACTCCCAATATTTTTGTAGCAACCGGCTATAAAAAATGGGGGATGACCTCCAGTACAGCGGCTGCCTTACTAATTACAGATCTGATAAAAGAGGTCGATAATCCATATGCAGATCTTTTTACACCCTCCCGATTCTATGCGGATCCGAGTATAAAGGAATTTATCAAGACCAATGCAGATGTAGCCGGCCACCTTTTCGCAGGAAAGCTTGAATATACAGGTAAAAAATTAGAGGAAATTCAATTGAATGAAGGTGCCGTTATTAATTTGAATGGAAAGCGTACAGGAGTATACAAAGATCAGGACGGCAAAGTCCATATGGTCGATACCACATGTACACATATGGGGTGTGAGGTGGAATGGAACCACGGGGAACGCACCTGGGATTGCCCATGTCATGGGTCTCGTTTTTCCATTGATGGAGAAGTTATTGAAGGGCCTACTAACAAACCTCTGAAAAAGGTGGAGTAA
- a CDS encoding DUF3231 family protein: MGVLSGSPQNEPLHYGEVFAIFSFLAAAKGKIAGYQTLKNHTGDEDLKKLLADSIQDMKREEEKLEEILKVNGIALPPAPPERPYATIESIPAGARINDPEVSAMVSADIAAGLIACSQAIAQSVREDIAMMFGQFHMTKAQYGAKLLRLNKEKGWLIPPPLHLNTPEDC, encoded by the coding sequence ATGGGAGTTTTAAGTGGAAGTCCACAAAATGAACCTTTGCATTATGGTGAGGTTTTTGCTATTTTTTCTTTTTTAGCAGCAGCCAAAGGTAAAATTGCCGGATACCAAACGCTCAAAAATCACACTGGAGACGAAGACCTTAAAAAGTTATTAGCCGATTCCATTCAGGATATGAAGCGCGAAGAAGAAAAGCTTGAAGAAATCTTGAAGGTAAATGGGATTGCCCTACCTCCTGCACCGCCAGAGCGTCCGTATGCGACAATTGAAAGCATTCCAGCAGGAGCGCGCATCAACGACCCAGAAGTAAGTGCAATGGTCAGTGCAGACATTGCAGCGGGTCTCATCGCTTGCAGTCAGGCAATTGCTCAATCTGTACGCGAAGATATTGCGATGATGTTCGGTCAATTTCATATGACTAAGGCGCAATACGGGGCAAAATTATTACGTCTAAACAAAGAAAAAGGATGGTTAATTCCGCCACCACTTCATTTAAATACACCTGAGGATTGTTAA